The following are encoded together in the Xanthomonas sacchari genome:
- a CDS encoding sodium/sugar symporter, whose product MGLATLDVAIVVVYLAGIFLLAQWVSREKAGHRKSAEDYFLASKTLPWWAIGASLIAANISAEQIIGMAGSGYAIGLAIASYEWMAALTLLIVGKFFLPIFLRNGIYTMPQFLEQRYGKWIRTLMAVFWLLLYVFVNLTSILWLGSIAVSQVTGMDQTLALALIGVFALVYQLYGGLKAVALTDIVQVTLLVLGGLLVAGLTLSKIGDGAGVLAGFRHLWNAHPEHFHMILSKDNPFYKDLPGLSVLLGGLWVMNISYWGFNQYIIQRALAAKNIGEAQKGMVFAAFLKLLMPVVVVVPGIAAVVLAPDLAKPDQAYPTMMQLLPSGILGLVFAALVAAIVASLASKINSVATIFTLDFYAKFRPQADQPQLVRVGRVAAVTSVLIGILTARPLLGNFDQGFQFIQEFTGFFTPGVVVIFMLGLFWKRANEAGALTAAIGSVLLSFALKKLWPELPFMDRIGLVFVLSLVAAVVVSLLTPLAPARDLIRTDDVRYGTTLGFKLGAAVVIAILVALYAVFW is encoded by the coding sequence GTGGGGTTGGCGACGTTGGATGTGGCGATCGTGGTGGTCTACCTGGCGGGCATCTTCCTGCTCGCGCAGTGGGTGTCGCGGGAGAAGGCCGGGCACCGCAAGAGCGCGGAAGATTACTTCCTGGCCAGCAAGACCCTGCCGTGGTGGGCGATCGGCGCCTCGCTGATTGCGGCGAACATTTCCGCCGAGCAGATCATCGGCATGGCCGGTTCCGGCTATGCGATCGGCCTGGCGATCGCCTCCTACGAGTGGATGGCGGCGCTGACCCTGCTGATCGTCGGCAAGTTCTTCCTGCCGATCTTCCTGCGCAACGGCATCTACACCATGCCGCAGTTCCTGGAGCAGCGCTACGGCAAGTGGATCCGCACGCTGATGGCGGTGTTCTGGCTGCTGCTGTACGTGTTCGTCAACCTGACCTCGATCCTGTGGCTGGGGTCGATCGCGGTGAGCCAGGTCACCGGCATGGACCAGACTTTGGCGCTGGCGCTGATCGGCGTGTTCGCGCTGGTCTACCAGCTCTACGGCGGGCTGAAGGCGGTGGCGCTGACCGACATCGTGCAGGTCACCCTGCTTGTGCTGGGCGGCCTGCTGGTCGCCGGCCTGACCCTGTCGAAGATCGGCGACGGCGCCGGTGTGCTCGCTGGCTTCCGGCATCTGTGGAACGCGCACCCCGAGCACTTCCACATGATCCTGTCCAAGGACAACCCGTTCTACAAGGACCTGCCGGGCCTGAGCGTGCTGCTTGGCGGCCTGTGGGTGATGAACATCAGCTACTGGGGCTTCAACCAGTACATCATCCAGCGCGCGCTGGCGGCCAAGAACATCGGCGAGGCGCAGAAGGGCATGGTGTTCGCCGCGTTCCTGAAGCTGCTGATGCCGGTAGTGGTGGTGGTGCCGGGCATCGCCGCGGTGGTGCTGGCGCCGGACCTGGCCAAGCCCGACCAGGCCTATCCGACCATGATGCAGTTGCTGCCCAGCGGCATCCTCGGCCTGGTGTTCGCCGCGCTGGTGGCGGCGATCGTGGCCTCGCTGGCGTCCAAGATCAATTCGGTGGCGACCATCTTCACCCTGGACTTCTACGCCAAGTTCCGCCCGCAGGCCGACCAGCCGCAGCTGGTGCGGGTCGGCCGCGTGGCCGCGGTGACCTCAGTACTGATCGGCATCCTCACCGCGCGGCCGCTGCTGGGCAATTTCGACCAGGGCTTCCAGTTCATCCAGGAATTCACCGGCTTCTTCACCCCGGGCGTGGTGGTGATCTTCATGCTCGGCCTGTTCTGGAAGCGCGCCAACGAGGCCGGCGCGCTGACCGCGGCGATCGGTTCGGTGCTGCTGTCGTTCGCGCTGAAGAAGCTGTGGCCGGAACTGCCGTTCATGGACCGCATCGGCCTGGTGTTCGTGCTGTCGCTGGTGGCGGCGGTGGTGGTGTCGCTGCTCACCCCGCTGGCGCCGGCGCGCGACCTGATCCGCACCGACGATGTGCGCTACGGCACCACACTGGGCTTCAAGCTCGGCGCCGCCGTGGTGATCGCGATCCTGGTGGCGCTGTACGCGGTGTTCTGGTGA
- a CDS encoding bifunctional diguanylate cyclase/phosphodiesterase encodes MLKSPPPALLDEPQRLSALRQLCLLDTPADQVFDLVTQLASRYLRVPIALVSLIDEHRQWFKSRVGLEVPQTPRSQAFCAYAIHSPELMVVPDARQDPRFCDNPLVTGPPFIRFYAGAPLLMADGASLGTLCVIDSEPRHEFDDVARRTLQDLRDLLMVRIDTLRNTGFVDALTGLPNRSRFNDDLTMWLSLQTADQHDTAVAIDVCGIDYFRDMVKALGWEYAEGYLLAARDRLRKALGTLPLYRIDTTSFVFIMEGSDTAHLEYWCEHVCDAFAAAIDHQGIPHAASPSLGAVRLDGALSANHTVRSLTTAVDMARQRGQRWSLYERNHDANQRNAFRILAALPEALDARDQLSLHYQPRVSLRSGECVGVEALLRWRHPLLGTVAPNDFIPLAEKTALMSRITAWVLRTGIAQAALWQQRGYRFSVSLNVSAVDLEQVDFIVRLQALLQQHALAPGALEIEFTESAMIRDPQRVAEQLQQISALGVKIAIDDFGTGYSNLGYLKNIPASALKIDQSFIRALPGSRSDGMLVPSMIHLGHDFGQQVVAEGIESETVYRMLREWGCDEGQGYWIARPMPAEALDAWLAEPWQGGDA; translated from the coding sequence ATGCTGAAGTCTCCCCCACCCGCCTTGCTGGACGAGCCGCAACGGCTCAGTGCCCTGCGCCAGCTGTGCCTGCTGGACACGCCGGCCGACCAGGTCTTCGATCTGGTCACGCAACTGGCGTCCCGCTACCTGCGGGTGCCGATCGCGCTGGTCTCGCTGATCGACGAACATCGCCAGTGGTTCAAGTCCCGGGTCGGTCTGGAGGTGCCGCAGACGCCGCGCAGCCAGGCGTTCTGCGCCTACGCGATCCACAGCCCGGAACTGATGGTGGTGCCCGACGCGCGCCAGGATCCGCGATTTTGCGACAACCCGCTGGTCACCGGACCGCCGTTCATCCGCTTCTACGCCGGCGCGCCGCTGCTGATGGCCGACGGCGCCAGCCTCGGCACGCTGTGCGTGATCGACAGCGAGCCGCGCCACGAGTTCGATGATGTCGCGCGCCGCACCCTGCAGGACCTGCGCGACCTGCTGATGGTGCGCATCGACACCCTGCGCAACACTGGCTTCGTCGACGCGCTGACCGGCCTGCCCAACCGCAGCCGCTTCAACGACGACCTGACCATGTGGCTGTCGCTGCAGACCGCCGACCAGCACGACACCGCGGTGGCGATCGACGTATGCGGCATCGACTATTTCCGCGACATGGTCAAGGCGCTGGGCTGGGAGTACGCAGAAGGTTACCTGCTGGCCGCGCGCGACCGCCTGCGCAAGGCGCTGGGCACCCTGCCGCTGTACCGCATCGACACCACCAGCTTCGTGTTCATCATGGAAGGCAGCGACACCGCACATCTGGAGTACTGGTGCGAGCACGTCTGCGACGCCTTCGCCGCGGCGATCGACCACCAGGGCATTCCGCACGCGGCCAGCCCCTCGCTGGGCGCGGTGCGCCTGGATGGTGCGCTCAGCGCCAACCACACGGTGCGCTCGCTGACCACCGCGGTGGACATGGCGCGCCAACGCGGCCAGCGCTGGAGCCTGTACGAGCGCAACCACGACGCCAACCAGCGCAACGCCTTCCGCATCCTCGCCGCCTTGCCCGAGGCGCTGGACGCCAGAGACCAGCTGAGCCTGCACTACCAGCCGCGGGTGAGCCTGCGCAGCGGCGAATGCGTCGGCGTGGAAGCGCTGCTGCGCTGGCGGCATCCCTTGCTCGGGACGGTGGCGCCGAACGACTTCATCCCGCTGGCGGAAAAGACCGCACTGATGAGCCGCATCACCGCCTGGGTGCTGCGCACCGGCATCGCCCAGGCGGCGCTGTGGCAGCAGCGCGGCTATCGCTTCAGCGTCTCGCTGAACGTGTCGGCGGTGGACCTGGAGCAGGTCGACTTCATCGTTCGCCTGCAGGCGCTGCTGCAGCAGCACGCGCTGGCCCCTGGCGCGCTGGAGATCGAATTCACCGAGAGCGCGATGATCCGCGATCCGCAGCGGGTCGCCGAACAGCTGCAGCAGATCAGCGCGCTCGGGGTGAAGATCGCCATCGACGACTTCGGCACCGGCTACAGCAACCTCGGTTACCTGAAGAACATCCCGGCCAGCGCGCTGAAGATCGACCAGTCGTTCATCCGCGCCCTGCCCGGCAGCCGCAGCGACGGCATGCTGGTGCCGTCGATGATCCATCTCGGCCACGACTTCGGCCAGCAGGTGGTGGCCGAAGGCATCGAGAGCGAAACCGTGTATCGGATGCTGCGCGAGTGGGGCTGCGACGAAGGCCAGGGCTACTGGATCGCGCGGCCGATGCCGGCCGAGGCGCTCGACGCCTGGCTGGCCGAGCCGTGGCAGGGCGGCGACGCCTGA
- a CDS encoding response regulator transcription factor: MNTETPLGLLVDDDPLYLRTLQRTLARRGLETRTADSAAAALALAAESPPDYALIDLKLGDESGLALIQPLRAIRADMQILLVTGYASIATAVEAIKLGADDYLPKPATVPMILRAIGLEAEEDEDEDGSDVPDAMTPLSRLQWEHIQQAMHETGGNVSAAARLLGMHRRSLQRKLAKRPSPQRDPPR; encoded by the coding sequence ATGAACACCGAGACCCCGCTGGGCCTGCTGGTCGACGACGATCCGCTGTACCTGCGCACCCTGCAGCGCACCCTCGCCCGCCGCGGCCTGGAGACGCGCACCGCCGACAGCGCCGCCGCCGCGCTGGCGCTTGCCGCCGAGTCGCCGCCGGACTACGCGCTGATCGATCTCAAGCTCGGCGACGAATCCGGCCTGGCGCTGATCCAGCCGCTGCGCGCGATCCGCGCCGACATGCAGATCCTGCTGGTCACCGGCTACGCCAGCATCGCCACCGCGGTGGAGGCGATCAAGCTCGGCGCCGACGACTACCTGCCCAAGCCGGCCACCGTGCCGATGATCCTGCGCGCGATCGGCCTGGAGGCCGAGGAGGACGAAGACGAGGACGGCAGCGACGTGCCGGACGCGATGACCCCGCTCAGCCGCCTGCAGTGGGAGCACATCCAGCAGGCCATGCACGAGACCGGCGGCAACGTGTCCGCGGCCGCGCGCCTGCTCGGCATGCACCGCCGCTCGCTGCAGCGCAAGCTGGCCAAGCGGCCCAGCCCGCAGCGCGATCCGCCGCGCTGA